In one window of Acanthopagrus latus isolate v.2019 chromosome 15, fAcaLat1.1, whole genome shotgun sequence DNA:
- the rrbp1a gene encoding ribosome-binding protein 1a isoform X4, whose protein sequence is MDIYDPQTLGIMVFGGFMVISALGIALVSTFSMKETSYEEALAKQRRELGKTQSARSEKKKKDKVSEKKSRGKKKEEKPNGKIPEPEKIQEEAEAEADTVIEPAAAPLVAAAPVLAPAPEPVHAVEVKPTAVPADTEPKTATEPSPALTEASPAPSPKEKKKKKVAKVEPASTQSTPVVAVPVPVKSSTVPASTSAPVSAPTKATSASAPAKSAPASNKSASASVKSASAPAPAKSAPAPAKPAAAPAKSSSAPSKTTPVLEAVTKEVPVMAVPPVGSQQAPAVTGKAQEPKKKASKKKSEPVAAVDSADAPLYLPYKALVSTITSMPFSEAEAHRLIEILSEKAGIIQDTWHTATQKGDPVAILKKQLEEKEKQLAEQQEEASTARNRIRELTKDLTAERSKVASVETRLSSQLSKRQQEMNALQDRMKDSHQDHLATTQKLNAKILSLQDQLENGPNAQLARLEQENKILRDALNQATSQAESKQNAEMAKLRQECTKLTKELGEKTESLLADEHTRKGLEAKVSTTEEQLSRLQASHLESEQALQRRLEEVCEELRTAQSRNDSLQATLDQTQQDSSSLSELQVRIERLEAEIRERSAQLEETHAEKIQLEQQLASINSLLEASQTKKEEDSNQGNDAELEQLKLSLQERDNQLSTLQDELKQLQVKQEAAENNIVELEQRNKSEDASLIASLQDELKNLKEEMVQLKNTPSDNSAELGLLQKSLTEKDALVTSIQEELKELREKQTNDANKMAELTAFQTETKTTLQTLFPQIPVETEQFNWLQVFTQRAQEALSQQSQQSQEPESSTALPELLEKLKEAEESHSTLQAECDQYRTVLAETEGMLKHLQKSVEEEELVWKSKMANSEEQLRMAEEKASKLEAENQSVEQLKEQVMLLEAQLEKQSDSQGATEEMEQLKLQLSECQSQLDLAQKESQAHKEELTQVREQLGEITMRAQQEQNGLADAQPSQVRNELSQSAENLHKEVAQRQQLSEEFEQAQKTITELQAQLDLLKDSAESPQADTEDLAQLKERLEKEKKLSKDLGQAATKLQQLLKATQEQLTKERETVRTLQEHLEGQEEYVELKEGTSV, encoded by the exons ATGGATATCTACGACCCCCAGACTCTTGGGATAATGGTGTTTGGTGGATTCATGGTGATCTCTGCTCTTGGGATTGCCCTTGTCTCAACCTTCTCCATGAAAGAGACCTCTTACGAGGAGGCCCTGGCTAAACAACGCAGAGAGTTAGGCAAGACGCAGTCCGCTCGCtctgagaaaaagaagaaagacaaagtaTCTGAGAAGAAAAGCCgtggaaagaagaaagaagaaaagcccAATGGAAAGATCCCAGAGCCTGAAAAAATTCAAGaggaagctgaagctgaagctgacaCAGTCATTGAGcctgctgcagcaccacttgtagctgctgctcctgttctTGCTCCTGCCCCCGAGCCCGTCCATGCTGTGGAGGTCAAACCAACTGCAGTCCCAGCAGACACCGAGCCCAAGACTGCCACGGAACCAAGCCCAGCTCTTACTGAGGCTTCGCCTGCACCCTCAcctaaagagaaaaagaagaagaaggtggctAAGGTCGAGCCTGCCTCTACCCAGTCAACTCCAGTCGTGGCTGTCCCTGTACCAGTCAAGTCCTCCACAGTCCCTGCATCCACCTCAGCCCCTGTGTCTGCCCCCACAAAAGCAACCTCTGCATCTGCCCCAGCTAAGTCTGCCCCTGCCTCAAATAAATCTGCCTCTGCATCAGTTAAGTCTGCATCTGCCCCTGCCCCAGCCAAATCTGCCCCCGCACCAGCCAAGCCTGCTGCAGCCCCAGCCAAGTCTTCATCAGCTCCATCCAAAACTACCCCAGTGCTGGAGGCTGTCACTAAAGAAGTTCCAGTGATGGCGGTGCCGCCAGTAGGATCTCAGCAGGCTCCTGCTGTTACTGGAAAAGCACAGGAGCCCAAGAAGAAAGCCTCTAAGAAAAAGAGTGAGCCTG TGGCAGCTGTGGATTCTGCAGATGCTCCGCTGTACCTGCCTTACAAGGCGCTGGTGTCCACCATCACTAGCATGCCGTTCAGTGAAGCAGAGGCCCATAGGCTAATTGAGATCCTCTCTGAGAAAGCTGGCATCATTCAGGACACTTGGCACACG gccaCTCAGAAAGGAGACCCAGTGGCCATACTGAAGAAACAActagaggagaaggagaaacagcTGGCAGAACAACAAGAGGAAGCCTCTACAGCAAGGAACCGCATCAGAGAACTCACGAAG GACCTAACTGCTGAGAGGTCCAAGGTGGCCAGTGTGGAGACAAGGCTGAGCTCCCAGCTGAGTAAGAGGCAGCAAGAAATGAACGCTCTGCAAGATCGCATGAAGGACAGTCACCAGGACCATCTAGCCACAACTCAGAAGCTTAATGCAAAG ATCCTCAGCCTGCAGGACCAGCTGGAAAATGGCCCCAATGCCCAGCTGGCACGTCTAGAGCAGGAGAACAAGATTCTCCGCGATGCTCTCAACCAGGCCACCAGTCAGGCTGAGAGCAA ACAAAATGCGGAGATGGCCAAGCTGCGCCAGGAATGCACAAAGTTAACCAAGGAACttggagagaagacagaaagtcTGCTTGCCGATGAGCACACCAGAAAAGGGCTGGAGGCTAAGGTCTCCACTACTGAGGAGCAGCTCTCCCGGCTGCAG GCCAGCCATTTGGAGAGTGAGCAGGCGTTGCAGAGGAGATTGGAGGAGGTATGCGAGGAGCTTCgaacagcacagagcagaaacGACAGCCTGCAGGCCACTTTGGATCAGACTCAGCAGGACAGCAGCTCACTGTCAG AATTGCAGGTGCGCATTGAGAGATTGGAGGCTGAGATCAGGGAGCGCTCtgctcagctggaggagacgcaTGCAGAGAAAATCCAGCTTGAACAGCAGCTGGCCTCTATCAACTCACTGCTGGAGGCCAGTCAGACCAAAAAGGAGGAGGATAGCAATCAG GGAAATGATGCAGAACTGGAACAGCTAAAGCTCAG CCTCCAGGAGAGAGACAACCAGCTGAGCACTCTTCAGGATGAACTGAAGCAACTGCAGGTGaagcaggaagctgct GAGAACAACATTGTTGAGCTAGAGCAAAGAAATAAGAG TGAGGATGCCAGCCTTATAGCATCACTTCAGGATGAACTTAAAAACCTCAAAGAAGAGATGGTGCAactcaaaaacacacca TCAGATAACTCTGCAGAGCTCGGATTACTACAGAAGAG CCTGACTGAGAAGGATGCCCTTGTCACATCAATACAAGAGGAGCTGAAAGAACTGAGAGAAAAGCAGACAAATGATGCA AACAAGATGGCAGAACTGACTGCTTTCCaaactgaaaccaaaacaactcTACAGACGCTCTTCCCACAGATACCTGTAGAAACAGAACAG TTCAACTGGTTACAAGTATTTACACAGAGAGCTCAGGAGGCTCTGAGCCAGCAGAGCCAGCAGAGCCAGGAGCCTGAGTCCAGCACAGCACTGCCT gAGTTGCTTGAGAAACTGAAGGAGGCTGAGGAGAGCCATAGCACACTGCAGGCTGAATGTGATCAGTACAGGACGGTCCTGGCTGAAACG GAAGGAATGCTGAAACATCTGCAGAAGagtgtagaggaagaggagctggtATGGAAGTCCAAGATGGCCAACTCAGAGGAACAGCTGAGGATG GCTGAGGAGAAGGCCAGCAAACTGGAGGCAGAAAACCAAAGTGTAGAACAG ttgaAGGAGCAGGTGATGCTTCTTGAAGCCCAGCTGGAGAAGCAGTCAGACAGCCAGGGGGCCACAGAGGAAATGGAGCAG ctgaagctgcagctctcagagtGTCAGAGCCAGCTGGATTTGGCCCAGAAGGAGTCCCAGGCACACAAGGAGGAGCTTACACAG GTCAGAGAGCAGCTGGGCGAGATCACGATGCGGGCTCAACAAGAACAGAATGGCCTTGCTGACGCTCAACCCAGTCAG GTACGGAACGAGTTGAGTCAGTCAGCTGAGAACCTGCACAAGGAGGTGGCTCAGAGGCAGCAGCTCTCAGAAGAGTTTGAGCAG GCCCAAAAGACTATAACAGAACTTCAGGCTCAGCTGGATCTTCTGAAGGATTCTGCAGAGTCGCCTCAAGCTGACACTGAGGATCTTGCACAGCTTAAG GAGCgcctggagaaggagaagaagctgTCCAAAGACCTGGGCCAGGCAGCCACCAAGCTCCAGCAGCTTCTTAAAGCCACACAGGAGCAGCTgaccaaagagagagagacagtgagaacACTACAGGAGCACCTGGAAGGACAG GAGGAATATGTGGAGCTGAAGGAAGGAACATCTGTCTGA
- the rrbp1a gene encoding ribosome-binding protein 1a isoform X3 yields MDIYDPQTLGIMVFGGFMVISALGIALVSTFSMKETSYEEALAKQRRELGKTQSARSEKKKKDKVSEKKSRGKKKEEKPNGKIPEPEKIQEEAEAEADTVIEPAAAPLVAAAPVLAPAPEPVHAVEVKPTAVPADTEPKTATEPSPALTEASPAPSPKEKKKKKVAKVEPASTQSTPVVAVPVPVKSSTVPASTSAPVSAPTKATSASAPAKSAPASNKSASASVKSASAPAPAKSAPAPAKPAAAPAKSSSAPSKTTPVLEAVTKEVPVMAVPPVGSQQAPAVTGKAQEPKKKASKKKSEPVAAVDSADAPLYLPYKALVSTITSMPFSEAEAHRLIEILSEKAGIIQDTWHTATQKGDPVAILKKQLEEKEKQLAEQQEEASTARNRIRELTKDLTAERSKVASVETRLSSQLSKRQQEMNALQDRMKDSHQDHLATTQKLNAKILSLQDQLENGPNAQLARLEQENKILRDALNQATSQAESKQNAEMAKLRQECTKLTKELGEKTESLLADEHTRKGLEAKVSTTEEQLSRLQASHLESEQALQRRLEEVCEELRTAQSRNDSLQATLDQTQQDSSSLSELQVRIERLEAEIRERSAQLEETHAEKIQLEQQLASINSLLEASQTKKEEDSNQGNDAELEQLKLSLQERDNQLSTLQDELKQLQVKQEAAENNIVELEQRNKSEDASLIASLQDELKNLKEEMVQLKNTPSDNSAELGLLQKSLTEKDALVTSIQEELKELREKQTNDAQNKMAELTAFQTETKTTLQTLFPQIPVETEQFNWLQVFTQRAQEALSQQSQQSQEPESSTALPELLEKLKEAEESHSTLQAECDQYRTVLAETEGMLKHLQKSVEEEELVWKSKMANSEEQLRMAEEKASKLEAENQSVEQLKEQVMLLEAQLEKQSDSQGATEEMEQLKLQLSECQSQLDLAQKESQAHKEELTQVREQLGEITMRAQQEQNGLADAQPSQVRNELSQSAENLHKEVAQRQQLSEEFEQAQKTITELQAQLDLLKDSAESPQADTEDLAQLKERLEKEKKLSKDLGQAATKLQQLLKATQEQLTKERETVRTLQEHLEGQEEYVELKEGTSV; encoded by the exons ATGGATATCTACGACCCCCAGACTCTTGGGATAATGGTGTTTGGTGGATTCATGGTGATCTCTGCTCTTGGGATTGCCCTTGTCTCAACCTTCTCCATGAAAGAGACCTCTTACGAGGAGGCCCTGGCTAAACAACGCAGAGAGTTAGGCAAGACGCAGTCCGCTCGCtctgagaaaaagaagaaagacaaagtaTCTGAGAAGAAAAGCCgtggaaagaagaaagaagaaaagcccAATGGAAAGATCCCAGAGCCTGAAAAAATTCAAGaggaagctgaagctgaagctgacaCAGTCATTGAGcctgctgcagcaccacttgtagctgctgctcctgttctTGCTCCTGCCCCCGAGCCCGTCCATGCTGTGGAGGTCAAACCAACTGCAGTCCCAGCAGACACCGAGCCCAAGACTGCCACGGAACCAAGCCCAGCTCTTACTGAGGCTTCGCCTGCACCCTCAcctaaagagaaaaagaagaagaaggtggctAAGGTCGAGCCTGCCTCTACCCAGTCAACTCCAGTCGTGGCTGTCCCTGTACCAGTCAAGTCCTCCACAGTCCCTGCATCCACCTCAGCCCCTGTGTCTGCCCCCACAAAAGCAACCTCTGCATCTGCCCCAGCTAAGTCTGCCCCTGCCTCAAATAAATCTGCCTCTGCATCAGTTAAGTCTGCATCTGCCCCTGCCCCAGCCAAATCTGCCCCCGCACCAGCCAAGCCTGCTGCAGCCCCAGCCAAGTCTTCATCAGCTCCATCCAAAACTACCCCAGTGCTGGAGGCTGTCACTAAAGAAGTTCCAGTGATGGCGGTGCCGCCAGTAGGATCTCAGCAGGCTCCTGCTGTTACTGGAAAAGCACAGGAGCCCAAGAAGAAAGCCTCTAAGAAAAAGAGTGAGCCTG TGGCAGCTGTGGATTCTGCAGATGCTCCGCTGTACCTGCCTTACAAGGCGCTGGTGTCCACCATCACTAGCATGCCGTTCAGTGAAGCAGAGGCCCATAGGCTAATTGAGATCCTCTCTGAGAAAGCTGGCATCATTCAGGACACTTGGCACACG gccaCTCAGAAAGGAGACCCAGTGGCCATACTGAAGAAACAActagaggagaaggagaaacagcTGGCAGAACAACAAGAGGAAGCCTCTACAGCAAGGAACCGCATCAGAGAACTCACGAAG GACCTAACTGCTGAGAGGTCCAAGGTGGCCAGTGTGGAGACAAGGCTGAGCTCCCAGCTGAGTAAGAGGCAGCAAGAAATGAACGCTCTGCAAGATCGCATGAAGGACAGTCACCAGGACCATCTAGCCACAACTCAGAAGCTTAATGCAAAG ATCCTCAGCCTGCAGGACCAGCTGGAAAATGGCCCCAATGCCCAGCTGGCACGTCTAGAGCAGGAGAACAAGATTCTCCGCGATGCTCTCAACCAGGCCACCAGTCAGGCTGAGAGCAA ACAAAATGCGGAGATGGCCAAGCTGCGCCAGGAATGCACAAAGTTAACCAAGGAACttggagagaagacagaaagtcTGCTTGCCGATGAGCACACCAGAAAAGGGCTGGAGGCTAAGGTCTCCACTACTGAGGAGCAGCTCTCCCGGCTGCAG GCCAGCCATTTGGAGAGTGAGCAGGCGTTGCAGAGGAGATTGGAGGAGGTATGCGAGGAGCTTCgaacagcacagagcagaaacGACAGCCTGCAGGCCACTTTGGATCAGACTCAGCAGGACAGCAGCTCACTGTCAG AATTGCAGGTGCGCATTGAGAGATTGGAGGCTGAGATCAGGGAGCGCTCtgctcagctggaggagacgcaTGCAGAGAAAATCCAGCTTGAACAGCAGCTGGCCTCTATCAACTCACTGCTGGAGGCCAGTCAGACCAAAAAGGAGGAGGATAGCAATCAG GGAAATGATGCAGAACTGGAACAGCTAAAGCTCAG CCTCCAGGAGAGAGACAACCAGCTGAGCACTCTTCAGGATGAACTGAAGCAACTGCAGGTGaagcaggaagctgct GAGAACAACATTGTTGAGCTAGAGCAAAGAAATAAGAG TGAGGATGCCAGCCTTATAGCATCACTTCAGGATGAACTTAAAAACCTCAAAGAAGAGATGGTGCAactcaaaaacacacca TCAGATAACTCTGCAGAGCTCGGATTACTACAGAAGAG CCTGACTGAGAAGGATGCCCTTGTCACATCAATACAAGAGGAGCTGAAAGAACTGAGAGAAAAGCAGACAAATGATGCA CAGAACAAGATGGCAGAACTGACTGCTTTCCaaactgaaaccaaaacaactcTACAGACGCTCTTCCCACAGATACCTGTAGAAACAGAACAG TTCAACTGGTTACAAGTATTTACACAGAGAGCTCAGGAGGCTCTGAGCCAGCAGAGCCAGCAGAGCCAGGAGCCTGAGTCCAGCACAGCACTGCCT gAGTTGCTTGAGAAACTGAAGGAGGCTGAGGAGAGCCATAGCACACTGCAGGCTGAATGTGATCAGTACAGGACGGTCCTGGCTGAAACG GAAGGAATGCTGAAACATCTGCAGAAGagtgtagaggaagaggagctggtATGGAAGTCCAAGATGGCCAACTCAGAGGAACAGCTGAGGATG GCTGAGGAGAAGGCCAGCAAACTGGAGGCAGAAAACCAAAGTGTAGAACAG ttgaAGGAGCAGGTGATGCTTCTTGAAGCCCAGCTGGAGAAGCAGTCAGACAGCCAGGGGGCCACAGAGGAAATGGAGCAG ctgaagctgcagctctcagagtGTCAGAGCCAGCTGGATTTGGCCCAGAAGGAGTCCCAGGCACACAAGGAGGAGCTTACACAG GTCAGAGAGCAGCTGGGCGAGATCACGATGCGGGCTCAACAAGAACAGAATGGCCTTGCTGACGCTCAACCCAGTCAG GTACGGAACGAGTTGAGTCAGTCAGCTGAGAACCTGCACAAGGAGGTGGCTCAGAGGCAGCAGCTCTCAGAAGAGTTTGAGCAG GCCCAAAAGACTATAACAGAACTTCAGGCTCAGCTGGATCTTCTGAAGGATTCTGCAGAGTCGCCTCAAGCTGACACTGAGGATCTTGCACAGCTTAAG GAGCgcctggagaaggagaagaagctgTCCAAAGACCTGGGCCAGGCAGCCACCAAGCTCCAGCAGCTTCTTAAAGCCACACAGGAGCAGCTgaccaaagagagagagacagtgagaacACTACAGGAGCACCTGGAAGGACAG GAGGAATATGTGGAGCTGAAGGAAGGAACATCTGTCTGA
- the rrbp1a gene encoding ribosome-binding protein 1a isoform X2, protein MDIYDPQTLGIMVFGGFMVISALGIALVSTFSMKETSYEEALAKQRRELGKTQSARSEKKKKDKVSEKKSRGKKKEEKPNGKIPEPEKIQEEAEAEADTVIEPAAAPLVAAAPVLAPAPEPVHAVEVKPTAVPADTEPKTATEPSPALTEASPAPSPKEKKKKKVAKVEPASTQSTPVVAVPVPVKSSTVPASTSAPVSAPTKATSASAPAKSAPASNKSASASVKSASAPAPAKSAPAPAKPAAAPAKSSSAPSKTTPVLEAVTKEVPVMAVPPVGSQQAPAVTGKAQEPKKKASKKKSEPVAAVDSADAPLYLPYKALVSTITSMPFSEAEAHRLIEILSEKAGIIQDTWHTATQKGDPVAILKKQLEEKEKQLAEQQEEASTARNRIRELTKDLTAERSKVASVETRLSSQLSKRQQEMNALQDRMKDSHQDHLATTQKLNAKILSLQDQLENGPNAQLARLEQENKILRDALNQATSQAESKQNAEMAKLRQECTKLTKELGEKTESLLADEHTRKGLEAKVSTTEEQLSRLQASHLESEQALQRRLEEVCEELRTAQSRNDSLQATLDQTQQDSSSLSELQVRIERLEAEIRERSAQLEETHAEKIQLEQQLASINSLLEASQTKKEEDSNQGNDAELEQLKLSLQERDNQLSTLQDELKQLQVKQEAAENNIVELEQRNKSEDASLIASLQDELKNLKEEMVQLKNTPQSDNSAELGLLQKSLTEKDALVTSIQEELKELREKQTNDANKMAELTAFQTETKTTLQTLFPQIPVETEQFNWLQVFTQRAQEALSQQSQQSQEPESSTALPELLEKLKEAEESHSTLQAECDQYRTVLAETEGMLKHLQKSVEEEELVWKSKMANSEEQLRMAEEKASKLEAENQSVEQLKEQVMLLEAQLEKQSDSQGATEEMEQLKLQLSECQSQLDLAQKESQAHKEELTQVREQLGEITMRAQQEQNGLADAQPSQVRNELSQSAENLHKEVAQRQQLSEEFEQAQKTITELQAQLDLLKDSAESPQADTEDLAQLKERLEKEKKLSKDLGQAATKLQQLLKATQEQLTKERETVRTLQEHLEGQEEYVELKEGTSV, encoded by the exons ATGGATATCTACGACCCCCAGACTCTTGGGATAATGGTGTTTGGTGGATTCATGGTGATCTCTGCTCTTGGGATTGCCCTTGTCTCAACCTTCTCCATGAAAGAGACCTCTTACGAGGAGGCCCTGGCTAAACAACGCAGAGAGTTAGGCAAGACGCAGTCCGCTCGCtctgagaaaaagaagaaagacaaagtaTCTGAGAAGAAAAGCCgtggaaagaagaaagaagaaaagcccAATGGAAAGATCCCAGAGCCTGAAAAAATTCAAGaggaagctgaagctgaagctgacaCAGTCATTGAGcctgctgcagcaccacttgtagctgctgctcctgttctTGCTCCTGCCCCCGAGCCCGTCCATGCTGTGGAGGTCAAACCAACTGCAGTCCCAGCAGACACCGAGCCCAAGACTGCCACGGAACCAAGCCCAGCTCTTACTGAGGCTTCGCCTGCACCCTCAcctaaagagaaaaagaagaagaaggtggctAAGGTCGAGCCTGCCTCTACCCAGTCAACTCCAGTCGTGGCTGTCCCTGTACCAGTCAAGTCCTCCACAGTCCCTGCATCCACCTCAGCCCCTGTGTCTGCCCCCACAAAAGCAACCTCTGCATCTGCCCCAGCTAAGTCTGCCCCTGCCTCAAATAAATCTGCCTCTGCATCAGTTAAGTCTGCATCTGCCCCTGCCCCAGCCAAATCTGCCCCCGCACCAGCCAAGCCTGCTGCAGCCCCAGCCAAGTCTTCATCAGCTCCATCCAAAACTACCCCAGTGCTGGAGGCTGTCACTAAAGAAGTTCCAGTGATGGCGGTGCCGCCAGTAGGATCTCAGCAGGCTCCTGCTGTTACTGGAAAAGCACAGGAGCCCAAGAAGAAAGCCTCTAAGAAAAAGAGTGAGCCTG TGGCAGCTGTGGATTCTGCAGATGCTCCGCTGTACCTGCCTTACAAGGCGCTGGTGTCCACCATCACTAGCATGCCGTTCAGTGAAGCAGAGGCCCATAGGCTAATTGAGATCCTCTCTGAGAAAGCTGGCATCATTCAGGACACTTGGCACACG gccaCTCAGAAAGGAGACCCAGTGGCCATACTGAAGAAACAActagaggagaaggagaaacagcTGGCAGAACAACAAGAGGAAGCCTCTACAGCAAGGAACCGCATCAGAGAACTCACGAAG GACCTAACTGCTGAGAGGTCCAAGGTGGCCAGTGTGGAGACAAGGCTGAGCTCCCAGCTGAGTAAGAGGCAGCAAGAAATGAACGCTCTGCAAGATCGCATGAAGGACAGTCACCAGGACCATCTAGCCACAACTCAGAAGCTTAATGCAAAG ATCCTCAGCCTGCAGGACCAGCTGGAAAATGGCCCCAATGCCCAGCTGGCACGTCTAGAGCAGGAGAACAAGATTCTCCGCGATGCTCTCAACCAGGCCACCAGTCAGGCTGAGAGCAA ACAAAATGCGGAGATGGCCAAGCTGCGCCAGGAATGCACAAAGTTAACCAAGGAACttggagagaagacagaaagtcTGCTTGCCGATGAGCACACCAGAAAAGGGCTGGAGGCTAAGGTCTCCACTACTGAGGAGCAGCTCTCCCGGCTGCAG GCCAGCCATTTGGAGAGTGAGCAGGCGTTGCAGAGGAGATTGGAGGAGGTATGCGAGGAGCTTCgaacagcacagagcagaaacGACAGCCTGCAGGCCACTTTGGATCAGACTCAGCAGGACAGCAGCTCACTGTCAG AATTGCAGGTGCGCATTGAGAGATTGGAGGCTGAGATCAGGGAGCGCTCtgctcagctggaggagacgcaTGCAGAGAAAATCCAGCTTGAACAGCAGCTGGCCTCTATCAACTCACTGCTGGAGGCCAGTCAGACCAAAAAGGAGGAGGATAGCAATCAG GGAAATGATGCAGAACTGGAACAGCTAAAGCTCAG CCTCCAGGAGAGAGACAACCAGCTGAGCACTCTTCAGGATGAACTGAAGCAACTGCAGGTGaagcaggaagctgct GAGAACAACATTGTTGAGCTAGAGCAAAGAAATAAGAG TGAGGATGCCAGCCTTATAGCATCACTTCAGGATGAACTTAAAAACCTCAAAGAAGAGATGGTGCAactcaaaaacacacca CAGTCAGATAACTCTGCAGAGCTCGGATTACTACAGAAGAG CCTGACTGAGAAGGATGCCCTTGTCACATCAATACAAGAGGAGCTGAAAGAACTGAGAGAAAAGCAGACAAATGATGCA AACAAGATGGCAGAACTGACTGCTTTCCaaactgaaaccaaaacaactcTACAGACGCTCTTCCCACAGATACCTGTAGAAACAGAACAG TTCAACTGGTTACAAGTATTTACACAGAGAGCTCAGGAGGCTCTGAGCCAGCAGAGCCAGCAGAGCCAGGAGCCTGAGTCCAGCACAGCACTGCCT gAGTTGCTTGAGAAACTGAAGGAGGCTGAGGAGAGCCATAGCACACTGCAGGCTGAATGTGATCAGTACAGGACGGTCCTGGCTGAAACG GAAGGAATGCTGAAACATCTGCAGAAGagtgtagaggaagaggagctggtATGGAAGTCCAAGATGGCCAACTCAGAGGAACAGCTGAGGATG GCTGAGGAGAAGGCCAGCAAACTGGAGGCAGAAAACCAAAGTGTAGAACAG ttgaAGGAGCAGGTGATGCTTCTTGAAGCCCAGCTGGAGAAGCAGTCAGACAGCCAGGGGGCCACAGAGGAAATGGAGCAG ctgaagctgcagctctcagagtGTCAGAGCCAGCTGGATTTGGCCCAGAAGGAGTCCCAGGCACACAAGGAGGAGCTTACACAG GTCAGAGAGCAGCTGGGCGAGATCACGATGCGGGCTCAACAAGAACAGAATGGCCTTGCTGACGCTCAACCCAGTCAG GTACGGAACGAGTTGAGTCAGTCAGCTGAGAACCTGCACAAGGAGGTGGCTCAGAGGCAGCAGCTCTCAGAAGAGTTTGAGCAG GCCCAAAAGACTATAACAGAACTTCAGGCTCAGCTGGATCTTCTGAAGGATTCTGCAGAGTCGCCTCAAGCTGACACTGAGGATCTTGCACAGCTTAAG GAGCgcctggagaaggagaagaagctgTCCAAAGACCTGGGCCAGGCAGCCACCAAGCTCCAGCAGCTTCTTAAAGCCACACAGGAGCAGCTgaccaaagagagagagacagtgagaacACTACAGGAGCACCTGGAAGGACAG GAGGAATATGTGGAGCTGAAGGAAGGAACATCTGTCTGA